One region of Paucibacter aquatile genomic DNA includes:
- a CDS encoding oligosaccharide flippase family protein, whose product MSDIAKQSVAAAKWGALAAASKFLMQLAVNIIVARLLGPDSYGLFALATLALLLATFFSEFGLGWSLMQRADIDDLAVRFVFTWQCISGLLGTLILLVGAPLMATFLRDPRLVDVIRCLSLVCVLNAMASTANNLLRRELRFKDIAAQQIQSYAMAYLLVGIPLAALGHGAWSLVAAWLTQALLGVVLAMRSRPHAMRPLFRVAAPREYVNIGAVVFVTNICNWLVSNVDRLLIGRLLGTQPAGLYAVGYNLATVPNGLMISALQPAFLASGARLQEQLPTLRKAYIEVQSFIWLFIAPVFVAGALSSQELIRLLYGPNWGDSGLVLGLLFLAMPAYLAWALSTPILWNTGRRHLESLLQLPLLGLAVLSFVLASSHGLVAMAGVAAAVFLLRFLVIAGPACVALAVPGVELRRLLWRVLLLNGAVMAAGYAAGLALSHWTTAPLALLLARSGVAASVALLLWLSVPNLVGAPVLGLLGRFIPRQSRLARHFAAQVERMNKKEAG is encoded by the coding sequence ATGAGCGACATCGCCAAGCAGTCGGTCGCCGCGGCCAAATGGGGGGCGCTCGCGGCGGCGTCCAAGTTCTTGATGCAACTGGCCGTCAACATCATCGTGGCGCGCCTCTTGGGGCCGGACAGCTACGGCTTGTTTGCCCTGGCCACCTTGGCTTTGCTGCTGGCCACGTTCTTCTCCGAGTTCGGCTTGGGCTGGAGCTTGATGCAACGTGCTGACATCGATGACCTGGCGGTGCGCTTTGTTTTTACATGGCAATGCATCAGCGGCCTACTTGGCACACTGATCTTGCTTGTGGGCGCGCCTTTGATGGCCACATTTCTGCGTGACCCCCGCCTAGTTGACGTGATCCGTTGCCTGTCTTTGGTGTGCGTCCTCAATGCCATGGCGTCCACTGCCAACAACCTGTTGCGCCGCGAGTTGCGTTTCAAGGACATTGCTGCCCAACAGATTCAAAGCTACGCCATGGCTTACCTCTTGGTGGGCATACCTCTGGCTGCGCTGGGCCATGGCGCTTGGAGCTTGGTGGCGGCCTGGCTCACGCAGGCGCTGCTTGGTGTGGTGCTGGCCATGCGCAGTCGGCCGCATGCCATGCGGCCACTGTTCCGTGTGGCCGCGCCGCGAGAGTACGTCAACATTGGCGCCGTCGTGTTTGTCACCAACATCTGCAACTGGTTGGTCAGCAATGTCGATCGGTTGCTGATTGGCCGCCTTCTCGGCACCCAACCGGCAGGTCTCTATGCGGTGGGCTACAACCTCGCCACCGTGCCCAACGGCCTGATGATCTCAGCCTTGCAACCGGCCTTTCTGGCGTCCGGTGCCAGGCTGCAGGAGCAGCTGCCGACGCTGCGCAAGGCTTACATCGAAGTGCAGTCCTTCATTTGGTTGTTCATCGCCCCAGTCTTTGTCGCTGGCGCCCTGTCCAGCCAGGAGCTGATACGCCTGCTTTACGGGCCTAACTGGGGCGACAGCGGCCTGGTACTGGGCCTCTTGTTTCTGGCCATGCCAGCATATCTGGCGTGGGCGCTGAGCACCCCGATTTTGTGGAACACCGGGCGGCGGCACCTGGAATCTCTGCTGCAATTGCCGCTGCTTGGCCTTGCAGTGCTGTCCTTTGTACTGGCTTCCAGCCACGGCTTGGTGGCCATGGCTGGGGTCGCGGCGGCCGTGTTCTTGCTGCGCTTTCTGGTGATTGCCGGGCCGGCCTGTGTGGCTTTGGCTGTGCCGGGCGTCGAGCTGCGAAGGCTGCTCTGGCGTGTGCTGCTGCTCAATGGCGCCGTCATGGCGGCAGGCTACGCTGCGGGCCTGGCCTTGAGTCACTGGACCACGGCGCCGCTGGCCTTGCTGCTGGCGCGCAGCGGCGTAGCGGCTTCTGTGGCTCTGCTGCTGTGGCTGTCGGTGCCCAATTTGGTCGGTGCACCGGTCTTGGGATTGCTTGGGCGCTTCATCCCGAGACAATCACGTCTTGCCCGGCACTTTGCTGCGCAAGTGGAACGAATGAACAAGAAAGAAGCGGGCTGA
- the epsI gene encoding exosortase-associated protein EpsI, B-type encodes MHFNRTAAIVMTVLMLASAGAAHRMTPRVHLTDQIGKPDLETLFPKSFGAWRLDTSMPVILPAPDVQARLDQIYNQVLSRSYINGQGQRIMLSVAYGGDQSDGTRVHRPEVCYPAQGFQILSNRAAELPVAGKDLHVRQLTSKLSQRMEPITYWVVVGDQAVRSATEQKVAQLAYGVRGIIPDGLLVRVSSIDANSEAAFAVQHQYLTDLAGALQPAARVRVFGR; translated from the coding sequence ATGCATTTCAATCGCACTGCAGCCATTGTGATGACGGTGTTGATGCTCGCTTCGGCGGGTGCAGCACACCGCATGACGCCTCGTGTTCACTTGACCGATCAAATCGGCAAGCCGGATCTCGAGACTTTGTTTCCCAAGAGTTTCGGGGCCTGGCGCCTTGATACCAGCATGCCGGTCATTCTTCCGGCCCCCGATGTTCAGGCTCGGCTCGACCAGATCTACAACCAGGTCCTCAGCCGTTCGTACATCAATGGCCAGGGCCAGCGCATCATGCTGTCCGTAGCCTATGGTGGCGATCAGTCCGACGGCACGCGGGTGCATCGCCCCGAGGTGTGCTACCCGGCGCAGGGCTTCCAGATCCTCAGCAACCGCGCGGCCGAGTTGCCTGTGGCCGGCAAGGACCTGCATGTGCGTCAGCTGACCTCCAAACTCTCGCAGCGCATGGAGCCCATCACCTACTGGGTGGTGGTCGGAGACCAAGCAGTGCGCTCCGCGACCGAGCAAAAGGTCGCACAGTTGGCATACGGTGTGCGCGGCATCATTCCCGATGGCTTGCTCGTCCGTGTGTCTTCGATCGACGCGAATTCCGAAGCCGCATTCGCGGTTCAGCATCAGTATCTGACTGACCTGGCCGGCGCTTTGCAGCCGGCAGCACGCGTACGCGTTTTCGGCCGTTGA
- a CDS encoding O-antigen ligase family protein, giving the protein MDIVVFYGIYILMAFTIAIGFVFIVGGTMHFGVKRPDGFLPYLFVPMVLAIAVATLASGRNLGLEGLEGLPPDAADMAAGGSAAKWTQRATSIFLLAASLERIAQFILAKRQLNTPRALMIAYVIFWVCSVALPAALGTRPTVSHEFLYALIIGTGALLTTENGARRTVIWARNALFAFMALGLLFLAVKKNLVLAPYTGGLIPGFNVRYSGLSSGPNAMGPLAVLGLICLWCMPYQRRSVQSAAWLVGAATLILTQSRTSWIAALLCLLTLVYFQYRGRIGAGLAQGRYKLQSQFLLGALAVLVLVFMAVAVSGALGARVEKFLASRTGSDLVTLTGRTEIWAVAIEEWRRSPLFGYGPDIWDPYHRFQIGYSAAFHAHNQFLNVLAASGLIGLLSFLVYLVALVARVLPRLAAFKGMPAALAVLLLVRSISEVPIGLHSFGSESLFHILLLMLVAGAPATVRLRKPVQARAWADTEQQEGMQGA; this is encoded by the coding sequence ATGGACATCGTCGTTTTTTACGGCATCTACATCTTGATGGCCTTCACCATTGCCATCGGCTTTGTGTTCATCGTCGGCGGCACCATGCACTTTGGCGTCAAGCGGCCCGATGGTTTTTTGCCCTATCTCTTCGTACCCATGGTGCTGGCGATTGCTGTGGCCACATTGGCCTCGGGTCGCAATCTAGGTCTTGAGGGCCTGGAAGGGCTGCCGCCTGATGCCGCTGATATGGCCGCTGGAGGAAGTGCCGCCAAATGGACGCAGCGTGCCACGTCTATCTTTCTGCTGGCAGCCTCCTTGGAGCGCATTGCTCAGTTCATCTTGGCCAAACGCCAGCTGAATACGCCGCGGGCGCTGATGATTGCTTACGTGATCTTCTGGGTGTGTTCGGTGGCCTTGCCTGCAGCCTTGGGCACGCGCCCGACGGTTTCTCACGAGTTCCTCTACGCCCTGATCATCGGCACCGGTGCCTTGCTCACCACCGAAAACGGTGCGCGCCGCACCGTCATTTGGGCCCGCAATGCCTTGTTTGCCTTCATGGCCTTGGGCCTCTTGTTTCTGGCCGTCAAGAAGAATCTGGTGCTGGCGCCCTATACCGGTGGCTTGATTCCTGGCTTCAACGTGCGTTACTCCGGCCTTTCCAGCGGCCCCAATGCCATGGGCCCGTTGGCCGTGCTCGGCCTGATTTGCCTCTGGTGCATGCCTTACCAGCGGCGGAGTGTGCAGAGCGCGGCGTGGCTGGTGGGCGCTGCCACATTGATCCTCACGCAGTCGCGCACCAGCTGGATTGCCGCCCTGCTGTGCTTGCTGACCCTGGTCTATTTCCAGTACCGCGGTCGCATCGGTGCCGGCCTGGCCCAAGGCCGTTACAAGCTGCAAAGCCAGTTCCTGCTCGGCGCGTTGGCAGTGCTGGTGCTCGTGTTCATGGCGGTGGCGGTGTCCGGCGCACTCGGTGCGCGTGTTGAAAAGTTTCTGGCCAGCCGCACCGGCAGCGACCTCGTGACGCTGACGGGCCGTACCGAGATCTGGGCCGTGGCGATCGAGGAATGGCGGCGGAGCCCGCTCTTCGGTTACGGGCCTGATATCTGGGACCCCTACCACCGTTTCCAGATCGGCTACAGCGCCGCCTTCCATGCCCACAACCAGTTCCTCAATGTGCTGGCGGCCTCGGGCTTGATCGGCCTGCTCAGCTTCCTCGTCTATCTGGTGGCCTTGGTCGCGCGCGTTTTGCCTCGCCTGGCGGCCTTCAAGGGCATGCCGGCGGCATTGGCCGTGCTGCTGCTGGTGCGCTCGATCAGCGAGGTGCCGATCGGTCTGCACAGCTTCGGCAGCGAGTCGCTGTTCCACATTCTGCTGCTGATGCTGGTGGCGGGTGCCCCGGCGACCGTGCGCCTACGCAAGCCTGTGCAAGCCAGGGCCTGGGCCGATACCGAGCAGCAAGAGGGCATGCAAGGTGCCTGA